The Haloplanus sp. GDY1 genomic sequence TCGCCGCCGACACGGATCGTCCCGCCGAGATAGCAGCCGAACCCGTACGTCTCGTAGGCCGGGTCCGTGGCCATCCCCTCGTCGGCGGCGTTCCGGATCACGAGCGACTCCCCCTCCTCGTCGAGCGTGTGCCGACAGTACGTCTCGTCGAGGGATCGCTCGGCGCCCGGTTCGAGCAGCGGGTGATCGCCGTGGCTTCGGACGACCTCGAACCGCCCTGCCTCCTCGTCGATCCGGGAGAGGAAGGCGACGTCCGTGTCCAGATACGCACAGCCGAACGCCAGCAGGTCGTCGATCTGATCGTCGAAGGACCGCTCCGGGGCGGCGGTGATCCCGTGGAGGCGCTCCAGCACGCGCCGACTCTCGCGCAGGGCGCGCTCACGGCGTTTCCGCTCGGTGATGTCGTACCCGACGGCGACGACGCTCGCGACGCGCGCATCGTCCCCGTCGCCGGCGGTGATGGGCTGCAACGAGAGGTCGATCACCCGCTCCCCGTCGTCGCCGTCGACCGTGACCTCGATCCGCGGCGTGGCGTCCCGCGTCGCCTCCTCGACCGCCGCTTCGAGTCGTCTCGGGGCGTCGCCGTCGGGGTCCCACCACGGCGCCTCCCAGAGCCGACGTCCCTCGATCTCCTCGGCCGCCGCGTCGACCAGATCGAGGGCCGGCCGGTTCGCGCGCCGAATCCGCCCCTCCGCGTCGAGGACCGCCGTGAACGACGAGGGGTGATCGAACACCGCCTCGAACTGGCGCCGTCGGTGCGCCCCCTCCGTAGGGCTCCCGGTAGGCCGCACGAACGAGAGGACGCGATCCCGTCCGGCGATGGTCGCGGGTTCGAGGGTCGCCTCCACCCACGTCCGTTCGCCGTCGGCCGTCCGAACGGGCCACTCGAACGACGCCTGGCCGCCGGTCGCGGCCGCGCGAATCCGCTCGCGGACCCGCTCCTCGGTGTCCGGCGGTTCGCCCGAGGCGAGCGCCCCCAGGTCCAGTGACTCGCCGTCGGGGTCGCGCCCCAGCAGTTCGTAGAGCCGTCGGTTGGCGTCGATCACGGCGCCCGTCTCCGGATCGTGAACGGCGATGCCGTCGGTGGCCGCCTGGAATATCCGTTCGAACCGGCTGCGGTCGCGGTTCCCGGCGACGGTCGTCTCGATCCGGTTTCTGACCACCTCCCGGTCGATCTCCCCGTCGATCAGTCGCACCACGTCGGTCGCTCCGGCGTCGAGCCCGGCCGCGGCTCCCTCGGCCTCCGTCGCCAGCAACACCGGGAGGTCCGGACAGCTCGAACGGATCGCCGCCAGGGCCTCGACGCCGTCGACTCTCGGCGGGTCGTGGACACAGACCGCACAGTCGACACACGCGTCGCGCAGCACGGCCCGCGCCGCCTCGGCGTCGTGGGCCACGCTGACGGCGAACTCCGTCCCGCCGCCCGCCAACTGTTTCCGGACGTCGGGACCGTCTCCCCCGGTCGGTTCCACGAACAGTACGTCGATATCGGCATCGACCGGGCGGCACGTCATTCGATACTCGGTAGTGGGGAGGGAACCGTAAATGTAGCGCACGCGGTCCCCCGTGGCCGCGGTGACGATGCGCACGGGGACGGGTCGGGGAGCGATCCGCCACGGCGTCGTCGCGGTCGGTCGACGGGCGGGGGTCACTTCACGGCGGCGGACCGTCGATCCGGGAGGTCGGACGCCCCGACCCGTACACCGGCGACCGCACCTGCAATCGCGCCGCTCGTCTCGGTGTCTCCCCCGCGGTTCACGGCAGTCACCATCGCTTCCTCGTCGTTCCCCGCGAGCGGTCCATCGCGAGGCGCCGTCCGCAGCGAATGCACGCGTATTCCGACGGCTCCAGCCTGTCGGGTGGATCGAAGGAGCGGGCGGTCGGAGCGCCGTCACGAGTTCGTCGGGCGCGTCCGCACCGACGTCGCCAGTCCGACCTCCTCGTCGAGCACACGGACCGTCACGTCGGCACGGATCGGTCTTTTCACCCGTTCGATACGATTCGTCCGGACACTCCCGATAACCGCCCGACGGGATCCGGTGATACCCCCGCTCATCGTCCTCTTGGCAAATGTATAAACGTTCGACTCGGATTCACAGTACCATGGTTCCTTGGCGGGTGTACCAGCAGATCGCGATCGACCTCGACGTCTCTCCCGAGACGATGCACCTCGTGAACGTGCTCGCAGACGGCGGCTACCTCACCGAAAATCGGCCGCCGTATCTGCACTACGACCTTCCCGACTTCGGCACGCAAGTCACGTGGCTCGAGACGCACCCGACGCGCGGAATCGCGTTCTGTAAAGAGCGCTACGGGACGGACGCGGCGGTCGCCGCGACCGTCCACGCCGTCGGGTCGGAGGTCGCCGCCCGCACGGAGGGCGAGCTGTCGGTTGGCTTCGCCATCCTCGGACGCTACGTCGACGACTTCCTTCGGGACGTCTCCCGGCGCGACATCGCTGCCGAGGTCGAGACAGTCCGGTCGTATTTCGACGCGAACACGCTGGAACTCAAGCGCATCGAGGACGCCCACACCGACGAGGGGGTTCCGCACGAGTACTGCGATTACTGCGGCGACGGCCTCGAACCCCCGTTCCGTTACCGCTGTGATTCGTGTGGCACGCGGTTCCCCGGCTGGTCGGCGCTCGTCTTCGCCGAAGGGGAAGAACAGAGCGACTCGAAGTGGCGCGAACAGCTCGACGTCACCGTCCTGAACCAAAACGTCGAGCAGCGATTCCTCGTCCTCCGCTCGAAGACCTCGCTCCCCGGATGGATCGAGGAGGGGGGGCAGATCGGCCGGATCGTCGACGGCAGCCTCCACGACATGGGGCGCGTCGTGAATATCGATAACCGCGACATCCAGGTCGATTACTGGGGCGGCGTCGCGGCGAGCCTCGAATCGGGACGGGACATTACGGTCTGTAGCTCCGAAACGATGATCGCGACAACCCAGCAACTCGGGCTGTTGCGGGAGCTGCGCCGCGACTTCGCAGGCTGGCGGACCGAGCAGGACCCGGATCCGACGGTGGCGAAACTCGCGGCCAACGGCCCGCACCTGTCCAACACGCTGGATCGACCCGCGATCACGCCGGCGACGCCCGTCGAACTAGACGGGGCGCGAAGTCTCGATGGATTCGAACTGGACGACTCCCAGCGGTCCGTGCTGGCCGAGATCCTCGGTCTCGGCCCCGGCGACCTCTCACTCGTCGTTGGCCCTCCTGGCTCCGGGAAGACCGAGGTCATCGCCAAAGCGGCTCACGAACTCGCCAACCGCGGCGAGTCCGTCCTCGTCACGTCACACACCAACATCGCGGTCGACAACGTCATCGAGAAACTCGGCCATCGAGACACGCACCAACTCGTCCGGGCCGGCCGGCCGGAGAAAATGTCGAAGGGCACGTCCGAAGTGATGCTCTCGAAGGTCGTCGACGAGAGTGACGACGACTCCGTCTCGGAGTTGCTGGACGAGGTGGAGACGCTCAAATCGGAGATCAGCAACATGGGGGCACAACTGGAGCACGATCAGGACCGATACGAGTTGCTGCAACGGGCGGCCGAAACCGGACCCGTAAGCAGCACGCAGCTGAGCGAGGCCGAGGAGGGGATCGACGCGAAGCAGGCCAAGCTCTCCGAAACGCGGCGGAAGATCCAGACGCTCCAGTCGAGAGCGGAGAGAGCCTCCATCGAGAACGCGGACATTACCGGCGCGACGATCGTCCGCTCCCAACTCGGCGGCCTCGCGCAGGTCCAGTTCGATACGGTCATCATCGACGAAGCGAGCCAAATCCCCGTTCCACTCGGCCTCCTCGGGATGATCAACGCGAAGAAGTGGGTCGTCGTCGGCGACCACCACCAGCTCCAGCCGGTCCTCAAAACCCTCTCGACGAGCGACGGCAGCCCGCCCGACGACGCCTCCATCTTCTCGTTTCTCCGCAACCGATACGACATCGACCAGTGGCTCGATTACCACTACCGGAGCCACGCCGACATCATCGGCTTCTCCCAGGAACACGTCTACGACGGGAACATCACCGTCGACGACTCCTGCCCCAGCGGGTTCGAGTGGACCCCCGCCGACGAGCCCGATTCGAACGTCGAAGCCATCTGCGACGGCCCGCCAGTGACGTTCGTGGACGTCGCCGGCGAGCAATCCTGGCGCAAACGCTTCAGCGGCTCCGTCAACACCGCAGAGGTCGACGTCGTCGCTGCCCTCGTCGCCCACCTCGTCGACGAGCACGGCGTCCCCGAATCCGAACTCGGCGTCATCACCCCCTATCGCGGACAACGCACCCTGATCGGCGACGAGCTCACCGACTACGGGAGTGTCGAAGTCTCGACCGTCGACGGCTTCCAGGGCCGCGAGCGTGAGACGATCGTCTTCAGCGCCGTCAACACCGAGAAATCCGGGCTGCAATTCGCGGGGAACGCGAACCGATTCAACGTCGCCTGCACCCGCCCGAAAGATCAGTTCGTCGTGGTCGGCAACAAGGCCGCCATCGAAGACGACGCACCGTGGAACAACGCGCTCCGCGCGTTCATCAGATACGCCAGCGAACACGGCGGCGTCTTCGACTGGGACGGTGGACGCTGGATCGACGGGATCGATCCATCCGACGTCCCCGCACCCGAGCCGCGTGCCCGTCCGACGGACACCTCTCCCGTCGATCCGCAAGTCCGCTCCCGAGTCGCGGACATCGTTCGGTTGGCCCCGACCTCCAACGGGGAGTTGGCCGACGAATGGGGTCTCGCCAGCGGGAAAGACGCCTGGCGATA encodes the following:
- a CDS encoding ADP-ribosylglycohydrolase family protein — encoded protein: MHSLRTAPRDGPLAGNDEEAMVTAVNRGGDTETSGAIAGAVAGVRVGASDLPDRRSAAVK
- a CDS encoding DUF5797 family protein; translated protein: MVPWRVYQQIAIDLDVSPETMHLVNVLADGGYLTENRPPYLHYDLPDFGTQVTWLETHPTRGIAFCKERYGTDAAVAATVHAVGSEVAARTEGELSVGFAILGRYVDDFLRDVSRRDIAAEVETVRSYFDANTLELKRIEDAHTDEGVPHEYCDYCGDGLEPPFRYRCDSCGTRFPGWSALVFAEGEEQSDSKWREQLDVTVLNQNVEQRFLVLRSKTSLPGWIEEGGQIGRIVDGSLHDMGRVVNIDNRDIQVDYWGGVAASLESGRDITVCSSETMIATTQQLGLLRELRRDFAGWRTEQDPDPTVAKLAANGPHLSNTLDRPAITPATPVELDGARSLDGFELDDSQRSVLAEILGLGPGDLSLVVGPPGSGKTEVIAKAAHELANRGESVLVTSHTNIAVDNVIEKLGHRDTHQLVRAGRPEKMSKGTSEVMLSKVVDESDDDSVSELLDEVETLKSEISNMGAQLEHDQDRYELLQRAAETGPVSSTQLSEAEEGIDAKQAKLSETRRKIQTLQSRAERASIENADITGATIVRSQLGGLAQVQFDTVIIDEASQIPVPLGLLGMINAKKWVVVGDHHQLQPVLKTLSTSDGSPPDDASIFSFLRNRYDIDQWLDYHYRSHADIIGFSQEHVYDGNITVDDSCPSGFEWTPADEPDSNVEAICDGPPVTFVDVAGEQSWRKRFSGSVNTAEVDVVAALVAHLVDEHGVPESELGVITPYRGQRTLIGDELTDYGSVEVSTVDGFQGRERETIVFSAVNTEKSGLQFAGNANRFNVACTRPKDQFVVVGNKAAIEDDAPWNNALRAFIRYASEHGGVFDWDGGRWIDGIDPSDVPAPEPRARPTDTSPVDPQVRSRVADIVRLAPTSNGELADEWGLASGKDAWRYLSSELDDYYERNADHKIQPTAEARELASTPVR